The nucleotide sequence ACGACCTCGGGGACCTCGGCACCCTGTTTGGCGGCGGATGCGAAGGCTCGCAACTGGGCCAGACCGCTGGGGCCCGCGCCGACCACGGCAACTCTGGTCATGTCGTTTCCTTTCGGCCTCAAATTAGGAAATGAGACCGAGTTGGCGCTTGCGCTTATCGGCCCATTCGGAGATGAGTACGTCGGAAGCCATGCCTATGCAGGCCACGGCAATTCCGGCGACGATAGCCCGGCCACTGTCGATGTTGGGCTGAGCCTCGATGAGCTCTCGAGCCAGCCCCGTGGTCTTGATGAGTCCGGCGATCATCACCATGAAGAGGCCGAACATGATTGTCTGGTTGATGCCGAGCATGATCTCCGGCACGGCCATGGGCAACTTCACCTTCCAGAGGGTCTGTCGTCGTGTGCAGCCTGTCATCGTCGATGCCTCGACCAACGACTCCGGTACGTTTTGGATGCCGAATATCGTGTACCGGATGGCTGGTACGGATGCGGACAGGACCACGGCGACGATGATCGCTGTTTCGGAGACGTCGAAGAACATGATTGCTGGGAACAGGTAGACGAACGACGGGAAGGTCTGGAAGAAGTCGAGGACCACTTGTACTGCCGTGTTACGCCTCGCCGTGGTCGCTGCCCAGATCCCGAACGGAACACCGAAGATGATCGCCAGCAACACGGCAAAGGTCAGCTGGTAGAAGTTCCACATGGCCTGCCACCAGAACCCGGCGAGGGAGATGAAGGCGATCATGCCTGCGGCCATGAGGGCGGGCCGGCGACCGTTGATGAAGTATCCGATCACACCGAAGAGCAGGACGAGGCCCACCCATGGAATGGTGAGGTAGGCATCGCGCAGGGGTAGCAGGATCCAGGACTCGAGCACATCTCGAAAGGCGATGGTTTGGTCGCGGAGGTTCACAGTGAAGGACTCGTCAGTGGTTCGGAGGGTTACCCAGCCGAGCGTTACGAGCACTGTCATGGCCGTCGTCCAGGTGAAGCGAAGCGACTCTCGGGCCCGGGCGGCCGCCTCGAGTTGGGAGTAGCCCTTCTCGGAAATCTGGGCCATCAACTTGGTCCGTACCGATAAGCCGTACACCACGGCGGCGACGCCGGCCGCCACGAAGACGTAGATCCACGGCTCGGTGGACAGGTGCAGGAAGTCGAACAGGCCTACGGACCACCCAACCCAGCTCACGGCTACTGCGCCGACCAGCCAGCGATAGCGCCGAGTGCTCCAGGCCAGCCATCCGGCACCTGCGATGGCGGCCAGGAAGGCCACCAACCACCATCCGCCGGACAACTCCCACCACGCTATGTCGGTCTTGGCGTGGTCCACGAGCCATTCCCAGAAGGCCTCGTGGCCCCACATCCACGAGTTGGGTACGCGGAAGGCGGCATCCCAGACCTGGGCCAGGAGGAGGCCACCAGCCAGCACCCCTCCCGAAGCCAGGAGGTATGGGTGACGCTTCCAGAAAGGCACGCCCTCTTCGTGGTGGGTCGGCTGAAGTCGACCTAGCGCCTGGCTGAGGCGGTCCAGGGTGATGGCCATGACGACGATGGCGATTCCGATTTCGGTTCCGGCCCCGATATGGAGTCCCGTGAGGCGGAACAGGAGGTCCTGCCCCAGGCCGGCGGTGCCGACGAAGGATGCGATGACCACCATGGCCAGGCACTCCATCACCACCTGGTTGATGCCGACTAGGAGAGATTGGCGGGCGGCGGGAAGCTCTACTTTCCACAGCATCTGACGTCGCGTGCAGCCACCCATGATCCCTGCCTCGATGACCTCTTTCGAGATCCCCTGGACACCGAGGATCGTCACCCTGGCCATTGGTGGGATGGCGTAGGCGATTGTGGCGATGACACCGGCCTTGTGCGAGAGGCCGATGAAAACGCCGATCGGGATGAGGAAGGT is from Acidimicrobiales bacterium and encodes:
- a CDS encoding ABC transporter permease subunit: MTDQTTSEPLDTSDAASADGPAKQLSGRQKAAIAFGPFLILWFTWWRLGSHHITRTGKYEGESAALEWLYRVPRTWTVDWFNFAGRDGFASVSYKATGWVNTWFDHLRYEEFFQFTVAWHLSSGPWLLALLVCLGATGWMAWRTRTNRWLIATVAVAWTGWSVDLFDFLRLPTTPWIFVFVVIGIASAAQAMRDRAFEWTAATTAIATIGWVTLQTNEESFNVKALFRQVARWLEFPLDVAEGLLISGYGPWHLPDMPWLFIFVLLVGGTGWLAWQRRSTAWAMTTALIGWMAAVSLYEPWHIPALPWIVIAGLFGVVGWKLGGWRLALLSVGFILYAAFIGEPAEKAGAETRWDKTMITLSAVLVAVPIAAFLGGLIGLVAAKRRRVEQFLIPIMNLTQAFPHFTFLIPIGVFIGLSHKAGVIATIAYAIPPMARVTILGVQGISKEVIEAGIMGGCTRRQMLWKVELPAARQSLLVGINQVVMECLAMVVIASFVGTAGLGQDLLFRLTGLHIGAGTEIGIAIVVMAITLDRLSQALGRLQPTHHEEGVPFWKRHPYLLASGGVLAGGLLLAQVWDAAFRVPNSWMWGHEAFWEWLVDHAKTDIAWWELSGGWWLVAFLAAIAGAGWLAWSTRRYRWLVGAVAVSWVGWSVGLFDFLHLSTEPWIYVFVAAGVAAVVYGLSVRTKLMAQISEKGYSQLEAAARARESLRFTWTTAMTVLVTLGWVTLRTTDESFTVNLRDQTIAFRDVLESWILLPLRDAYLTIPWVGLVLLFGVIGYFINGRRPALMAAGMIAFISLAGFWWQAMWNFYQLTFAVLLAIIFGVPFGIWAATTARRNTAVQVVLDFFQTFPSFVYLFPAIMFFDVSETAIIVAVVLSASVPAIRYTIFGIQNVPESLVEASTMTGCTRRQTLWKVKLPMAVPEIMLGINQTIMFGLFMVMIAGLIKTTGLARELIEAQPNIDSGRAIVAGIAVACIGMASDVLISEWADKRKRQLGLIS